In Candidatus Eremiobacteraceae bacterium, the following proteins share a genomic window:
- a CDS encoding DegT/DnrJ/EryC1/StrS family aminotransferase: protein MVPFVDLKRQHARIAPDLQNAIARVLEDCGFAQGRDLEEFEREFARYIDSAHCVGTSSGTAALKLALEALGVGPGDEVIVPVNTFAATAFAVTANNATPVFVDVDPDTLLLSIAAVAGATTARTKAVMPVHLFGQVVEMDPIMLFARERGLFVVEDAAQAHGAEYRGKNAGTFGDAGCFSFYPTKNIGALGDGGALLTNDPELARIVRAKRWLGQEKTSRYRHDMLGENSVLDTLHAAVLRVKLAHLKAWNDERRAAAAHYRDLFDGAAGIKLVAERGDGRHVYHLMVVLVDDRTNVEAALREAGIGYGIHYPMPLHRQAAFAGRSRAAGPFPVAEDAASRMLSLPM from the coding sequence ATGGTTCCATTCGTCGATCTCAAGCGCCAACACGCGCGAATCGCGCCCGATCTGCAAAACGCCATCGCGCGGGTCCTCGAAGATTGCGGATTTGCCCAAGGGCGCGATCTCGAGGAGTTCGAGCGAGAGTTCGCGCGCTATATCGATAGCGCGCATTGTGTTGGGACGTCCAGCGGCACCGCCGCATTGAAGCTCGCGCTCGAAGCGCTCGGCGTTGGTCCGGGCGACGAGGTGATCGTCCCCGTCAACACGTTCGCCGCAACCGCATTCGCCGTCACCGCGAACAATGCCACGCCGGTGTTCGTCGACGTCGATCCAGATACACTATTGCTCAGCATCGCTGCCGTGGCCGGCGCCACAACCGCGCGCACCAAGGCGGTCATGCCGGTGCATCTTTTCGGCCAGGTGGTCGAAATGGATCCCATAATGCTCTTCGCCCGCGAGCGCGGGCTCTTCGTCGTCGAAGATGCAGCGCAAGCACACGGCGCCGAGTATCGCGGCAAGAATGCCGGCACGTTTGGCGACGCCGGATGCTTCAGCTTTTATCCCACGAAGAATATCGGCGCGCTTGGCGATGGCGGAGCACTGTTGACGAACGATCCGGAGCTTGCGCGCATCGTACGCGCGAAGCGATGGCTCGGGCAAGAGAAGACGAGCCGCTACCGCCACGACATGCTGGGCGAGAACAGCGTTCTCGATACGCTGCACGCAGCCGTGCTGCGCGTGAAGCTCGCGCACCTGAAGGCATGGAACGACGAGCGTCGGGCCGCGGCGGCCCACTATCGCGACTTGTTCGACGGAGCCGCGGGCATCAAGCTTGTGGCGGAGCGCGGAGATGGCCGCCACGTCTATCATCTAATGGTGGTGCTGGTCGACGATCGCACAAACGTTGAAGCCGCGTTGCGAGAAGCGGGCATCGGCTACGGCATACACTATCCGATGCCGCTCCACCGGCAAGCTGCGTTCGCCGGCAGATCGAGAGCCGCCGGCCCGTTTCCCGTAGCCGAAGATGCGGCTTCGAGGATGCTTTCGCTGCCGATGTT
- a CDS encoding RNA-binding S4 domain-containing protein, which yields MRLDKFLKVSRLAKRRTAAKEALDAGRIECGGRPVKPAHHVKPGDELLIHYASRDVLVRVLAVPEKPGARVKPADLYTLLSDVRSS from the coding sequence ATGAGGCTGGACAAGTTTCTTAAGGTGTCGCGCTTAGCCAAGCGCCGCACCGCCGCCAAAGAAGCGCTCGACGCAGGCCGTATCGAGTGCGGCGGGCGTCCGGTGAAGCCGGCCCACCACGTCAAACCCGGCGATGAGCTGCTCATCCACTATGCATCGCGCGACGTGCTCGTGCGTGTCCTCGCCGTGCCGGAGAAACCCGGCGCGCGCGTCAAGCCCGCGGATCTCTACACGTTGCTATCGGACGTCCGATCGTCGTGA
- a CDS encoding sugar transferase, translating into MSAPSATLAELARHPALAPRRAAAPTLVHRRIPAAWSFFKRASDVVLSAILLVALSPLLAIIAVAVKMTSPGRVVFSQMRVGKNGKTFRFYKFRTMVDGAHLLHDHVAHLNECDGPALKIANDPRLHGLGPFLRRTSLDELPQLWNVLRGDMSLVGPRPALPNEVANYAYPYFERFDVLPGLTGLWQVSGRATVPFRRWMAMDVWYVRNWSPLVDLWLLARTVPAVLFREGAW; encoded by the coding sequence ATGAGCGCGCCGTCGGCCACTCTTGCAGAACTCGCTCGCCATCCGGCCTTAGCACCGCGCCGTGCCGCCGCACCGACGCTGGTCCATCGGCGTATTCCGGCGGCGTGGTCATTTTTCAAACGCGCGTCGGATGTCGTCCTCAGCGCAATATTGCTCGTCGCACTCTCACCACTTTTGGCAATCATCGCCGTCGCGGTGAAAATGACGTCACCGGGCCGCGTGGTCTTCTCGCAGATGCGTGTCGGTAAGAACGGCAAGACGTTTCGGTTCTACAAGTTTCGGACGATGGTGGACGGAGCGCATCTCCTCCACGATCACGTCGCCCATCTCAACGAGTGCGATGGCCCCGCGCTGAAGATCGCGAACGATCCGCGACTGCACGGTCTCGGCCCGTTTCTGCGGCGCACCAGCCTCGACGAACTGCCCCAGCTTTGGAATGTGCTGCGGGGCGATATGAGTCTTGTCGGTCCGCGTCCGGCGCTTCCGAACGAAGTGGCCAACTATGCGTATCCTTATTTCGAGCGCTTCGACGTGTTGCCGGGCCTCACGGGCTTGTGGCAAGTGAGCGGCCGCGCCACGGTCCCGTTCCGTCGTTGGATGGCCATGGATGTGTGGTACGTCCGCAACTGGTCGCCGCTTGTGGACCTCTGGTTACTCGCGCGCACCGTTCCCGCCGTGCTTTTCCGCGAAGGCGCCTGGTAA
- the mfd gene encoding transcription-repair coupling factor: MKHLGDRLLHTFTSHSDAIARAVKAARSHQAIDIAETASSARPFVVAALWHEIGGQIIVWSGAQESADRFATDCSYYLESRGAPVLTLAPRDVAPGAPQNPTTQSARIETLAALAARRAGIFCIAHDAMRDPVLAALEFKSRTRSYKAGGSYDWETLLADLVAFGYERVETVGAAGEFAVRGGIVDVFPALADLPLRLEFFGDALETIRSFTLADQRSVGDVEELTVSPWSDAAEDALGCVLDYAPDAVVVIDGADEILAFDQTGGAQAKSDTLLVADEADDIDAEPARAEPKRQSVIEMSELVARTQARALFTFTPGVQGSRLAREADLTVAVQAEPAPAYGRSVERFIEDVKKRAALGQTIAIVSVGHRRIREMLDEADIAVGAVWRETGPSSQVLVTDGALDAGFQMERLGLVVLGDAELFAHAARRHKLKAAKEGVPISESDLRTGEFFVHANHGIGQYLGLERLTVNDVERDFMLLKYLGEDRLYVPIDQMHLVRKYVASDGATPRLSKMGGGDWARTRSRVREAVDSIAEGLVRLYAEREIAPGHPFALDTPWQAELEESFPYDETVDQQAAILAVKSDMERPHPMDRLVCGDVGYGKTEVAIRAAFKAIMDRKQVAILVPTTVLAAQHYRTFTERLAAFPVKIGLLSRFRTKQEQKETLLGLLDGSVDLVVGTHRLLQKDVGFARLGLVVVDEEQRFGVMHKERLKEMRRSVDVLTLSATPIPRTLHMSMMGVRDLSLIQTAPVNRVAIKTVVTPSSDAVVGQALRRELDRGGQVYFVHNRIETIYGVAAALQGLAPRARIVIGHGQMKEGELEDVMVGFVDGEFDILVSTTIIENGLDIPNVNTIVVNNADRFGLAQLYQLRGRVGRSAHQAYAYFLHQPHRKLSEEAQSRLDAIREFSHLGSGLQLAMRDLEIRGAGNLLGPRQSGFIAAVGFETYCQILQEAIEQRRGLPQIESAPPPVLDLRVSAYLPSDYVKGAGQKIALYQRLAAAQSTAEIDALGDELRDRFGRPPDTVEALLELSRVRVLAQAKGVEKLSLEQRRLTLEIGRRFSLSEQALPALTALTRGNFRFTQSAIVIHLPPTTQARNGTLGAVREVLTAL; encoded by the coding sequence TTGAAACACCTCGGCGACCGGCTGCTGCACACGTTTACAAGCCACAGCGATGCGATTGCGCGCGCGGTCAAAGCGGCGCGTTCGCATCAGGCGATCGACATTGCGGAAACCGCGTCATCTGCGCGGCCTTTTGTGGTCGCGGCGCTGTGGCACGAGATCGGCGGTCAGATCATCGTGTGGAGCGGTGCGCAAGAATCTGCCGATCGCTTCGCGACCGATTGCTCCTACTATCTCGAATCGCGCGGCGCACCAGTGCTCACGTTGGCGCCGCGAGACGTCGCGCCTGGAGCGCCGCAAAATCCGACCACGCAGAGCGCTCGAATCGAGACGCTCGCCGCGCTCGCGGCGCGCCGCGCGGGCATCTTTTGCATCGCCCACGATGCGATGCGTGATCCGGTACTCGCCGCGCTTGAGTTCAAGTCGCGAACGCGATCGTACAAGGCGGGCGGATCGTACGATTGGGAGACCCTGCTCGCCGATCTCGTCGCGTTCGGCTACGAGCGCGTCGAAACGGTCGGCGCGGCCGGCGAATTTGCCGTGCGCGGCGGCATCGTCGACGTGTTTCCCGCCCTGGCCGACCTGCCGTTGCGTCTCGAATTTTTCGGCGATGCGCTTGAGACAATTCGAAGCTTCACGCTCGCCGACCAGCGATCGGTTGGAGATGTCGAAGAACTGACGGTTTCGCCGTGGTCGGATGCAGCGGAAGATGCGCTGGGCTGCGTGCTCGACTATGCGCCCGATGCAGTCGTCGTGATCGACGGAGCCGACGAGATCTTAGCCTTCGACCAAACGGGCGGCGCGCAAGCGAAGAGCGACACGCTCCTCGTTGCGGACGAAGCCGACGACATCGACGCTGAACCAGCCCGCGCAGAGCCGAAACGTCAGTCCGTGATCGAAATGTCCGAACTCGTCGCGCGCACGCAAGCCCGCGCGCTGTTCACGTTCACGCCGGGCGTACAAGGTTCCAGACTCGCGCGCGAAGCTGATCTCACGGTGGCAGTGCAGGCCGAGCCGGCGCCTGCGTACGGGCGCAGCGTCGAACGATTCATCGAGGACGTGAAGAAACGCGCCGCTTTAGGCCAGACGATCGCGATCGTCTCGGTCGGCCATCGACGCATCCGCGAGATGTTGGACGAAGCCGATATCGCTGTGGGCGCTGTCTGGCGTGAGACAGGGCCAAGTTCTCAGGTGCTCGTCACCGACGGCGCGCTCGACGCCGGATTTCAAATGGAGCGCCTCGGACTTGTCGTGCTCGGAGACGCCGAACTTTTCGCTCATGCCGCGCGCCGCCACAAACTAAAAGCCGCCAAAGAAGGCGTGCCGATATCCGAAAGCGATCTGCGCACGGGCGAATTCTTCGTCCACGCAAACCACGGCATCGGTCAGTATCTCGGTCTCGAACGCCTCACGGTCAACGATGTCGAGCGCGACTTCATGCTGCTCAAGTATCTTGGCGAAGACCGGCTCTACGTGCCCATCGACCAAATGCATTTGGTGCGCAAATACGTCGCATCCGACGGCGCGACCCCACGCCTGTCGAAGATGGGCGGCGGCGATTGGGCGCGCACGCGCTCCAGAGTGCGAGAAGCAGTCGACAGCATCGCCGAAGGTCTGGTCCGACTTTACGCCGAGCGCGAAATCGCGCCGGGGCATCCGTTCGCGCTGGACACGCCGTGGCAGGCCGAACTCGAAGAATCGTTTCCGTACGACGAGACCGTGGATCAGCAAGCGGCAATCCTCGCGGTCAAGTCCGACATGGAGCGTCCCCACCCAATGGATCGCTTGGTGTGCGGCGACGTGGGCTACGGCAAGACGGAAGTCGCGATCCGCGCCGCATTCAAAGCGATTATGGATCGCAAACAAGTGGCCATTCTCGTACCCACCACCGTCCTAGCGGCGCAGCACTACCGCACATTCACTGAACGGCTCGCCGCGTTCCCGGTGAAGATCGGTCTGCTGTCGCGCTTTCGAACTAAGCAAGAGCAGAAGGAAACGCTGCTCGGTCTGCTCGACGGCAGCGTCGATCTCGTGGTCGGAACACATCGCTTGCTGCAAAAGGACGTCGGATTCGCGCGGCTCGGACTGGTGGTCGTCGACGAAGAGCAGCGCTTCGGCGTCATGCACAAAGAACGCCTTAAAGAAATGCGCCGCTCGGTGGACGTGCTCACGCTCTCTGCGACGCCCATCCCGCGCACGCTGCACATGTCCATGATGGGCGTACGCGATCTCTCGCTCATCCAAACCGCGCCGGTCAATCGCGTGGCCATCAAGACGGTCGTGACGCCGTCGAGCGATGCGGTGGTGGGCCAAGCACTGCGCCGGGAACTCGACCGCGGCGGGCAAGTCTACTTCGTGCATAACCGCATCGAGACGATCTACGGCGTCGCGGCCGCGCTGCAGGGGCTCGCGCCGAGGGCGCGCATCGTCATCGGCCACGGACAGATGAAGGAAGGCGAACTCGAAGATGTGATGGTCGGATTTGTCGACGGCGAATTCGACATCTTGGTTTCGACGACCATCATCGAAAACGGGCTCGACATTCCGAACGTCAACACGATCGTCGTGAACAACGCCGACCGCTTCGGATTGGCGCAGCTGTACCAATTGCGCGGGCGTGTCGGCCGCAGCGCGCACCAAGCCTACGCGTACTTCTTACATCAGCCGCACCGCAAACTTTCCGAAGAGGCGCAGTCGCGGTTGGATGCCATCCGCGAATTCTCGCACCTCGGCTCGGGCTTGCAGTTGGCCATGCGCGATCTCGAGATCCGCGGCGCCGGCAATCTCTTGGGACCGCGTCAATCCGGATTCATCGCGGCAGTAGGCTTTGAGACCTATTGCCAGATCCTTCAGGAAGCAATCGAACAGAGGCGCGGTCTTCCGCAAATCGAAAGCGCGCCGCCGCCGGTGCTCGACCTTCGCGTGAGCGCGTATCTCCCTTCGGACTACGTGAAGGGTGCTGGCCAGAAGATTGCGCTGTACCAGCGGCTCGCGGCCGCTCAATCGACGGCTGAAATCGACGCGCTCGGTGACGAATTGCGGGACCGTTTCGGACGCCCGCCCGACACCGTCGAAGCGCTTCTAGAGCTCTCGCGTGTGCGTGTACTCGCACAAGCCAAAGGAGTCGAAAAACTGTCACTCGAACAGCGACGATTGACGCTCGAAATTGGTAGAAGGTTTTCGCTGTCCGAACAGGCGCTTCCAGCGCTCACCGCCTTAACCCGGGGAAACTTTCGTTTCACGCAGAGCGCGATTGTCATTCACCTGCCGCCTACAACGCAGGCGCGCAACGGCACGCTCGGTGCCGTCCGCGAGGTCCTGACCGCCCTTTGA
- a CDS encoding phosphopentomutase — translation MAHPRAIVLVIDSGGVGAAPDFANFGDAPGANTIGHAAQSAGGLALANFERLGLGCIAEIPGVARVVNPLAGVGRLREISNGKDTITGHWEMMGIVVRHAFPTYPNGFPAEIVEKFEAIAGAKVLGNKAASGTEIIEELGPLHMSTGRPILYTSADSVFQVAAHEDVVPLETLWSWCEKARVILAPPHRVNRVIARPFIGESGNFVRTAGRRDYAVAPPRPSVLDVLERAGVPTCGLGKIQDIYCCQGIAAGSRTADNNEGIARTLAWLDRDAGGFCFTNLNDFDSKYGHRRDPHGYAKALVALDLAMPEILNRLRPGDRLLVTADHGCDPTARGTDHTREFAPLIDYRPGIRGTELGELDSFCQVGNRVIETFGLVAPTEPLIV, via the coding sequence GTGGCGCACCCGCGAGCCATCGTGCTCGTGATCGATTCCGGCGGCGTCGGCGCTGCGCCCGACTTTGCGAACTTTGGTGACGCACCCGGCGCCAACACGATCGGCCACGCCGCACAATCGGCGGGCGGTCTCGCACTAGCAAATTTCGAACGGCTCGGCCTCGGGTGCATCGCCGAAATCCCGGGTGTCGCACGCGTGGTCAACCCATTGGCCGGCGTGGGGCGTTTGCGCGAGATCAGCAATGGGAAGGATACAATAACCGGTCACTGGGAGATGATGGGCATCGTGGTGCGTCACGCATTTCCAACATATCCTAATGGATTTCCGGCGGAGATCGTCGAGAAATTCGAGGCGATCGCCGGCGCGAAAGTGCTGGGCAACAAGGCGGCGTCGGGAACGGAGATCATCGAAGAGCTCGGACCACTGCACATGAGCACCGGCCGGCCGATACTATATACGTCAGCCGATTCGGTGTTTCAAGTCGCGGCCCACGAAGACGTCGTTCCACTCGAAACCCTGTGGTCGTGGTGCGAAAAGGCGCGCGTAATACTAGCGCCGCCGCATCGCGTCAACCGGGTTATCGCAAGACCGTTCATCGGAGAGTCAGGTAATTTCGTGCGAACTGCAGGCCGGAGAGACTATGCAGTCGCGCCGCCAAGACCAAGCGTTCTCGACGTTCTCGAGCGCGCGGGCGTTCCGACATGCGGCCTTGGCAAGATCCAAGACATCTACTGTTGCCAGGGTATCGCGGCCGGGAGCCGAACAGCGGACAATAATGAGGGCATCGCGCGCACCCTTGCGTGGCTCGACCGTGACGCCGGCGGTTTTTGTTTCACCAATCTCAACGATTTCGATTCGAAGTATGGGCATCGGCGCGATCCCCATGGATATGCTAAAGCGTTGGTCGCCCTCGACCTCGCGATGCCCGAGATATTGAATCGCCTACGACCCGGAGATAGATTGCTCGTGACTGCAGATCACGGATGCGACCCCACGGCCCGCGGCACCGATCACACTCGAGAGTTCGCGCCGCTCATCGATTACCGGCCGGGAATACGAGGCACCGAATTGGGTGAGCTCGATTCATTTTGTCAAGTCGGCAACCGTGTGATCGAAACGTTTGGCCTCGTCGCACCCACGGAACCGCTCATCGTATGA
- the mazG gene encoding nucleoside triphosphate pyrophosphohydrolase produces the protein MPTLTIVGLGPSDASLLTLGALERLERAPRVALCNIAPTLEQHLRDRGVKIQGVPFHAPSLLRGVPEAVEAAAEFAAEGDAVLGVPGHPMIDVPGLPHLLRALELRGVDVQLVPGVPRSALSAAASSPLLALPAVALHHSWEELVEIMARLRTCCPWDMEQTHESLLPYLVEEAHEVVEAVDERNPKKLCEELGDLLLQIVFHSQIAAERGQFAVADVIDALANKMIRRHPGVFGDARISSTQEQMASWELLKTQEALIKHRESLLDGIPKSLPSLLGSQRLQEKASTIGFDWPKADAVLEKLREELDELNEAIAGGARDRVRDELGDVIFTVVNLARRLGVDAEAALRGANVRFRERFASMERFAGGGATALAGRSLDDLDALWQRAKDHEAGQVS, from the coding sequence ATGCCCACGTTGACCATTGTCGGCCTCGGCCCCAGCGATGCGTCGCTGCTCACGTTGGGCGCGCTCGAGCGGCTAGAGCGCGCTCCGCGCGTCGCGTTGTGCAACATCGCGCCAACGCTCGAACAGCATCTACGCGATCGCGGCGTGAAGATCCAAGGCGTGCCGTTTCACGCGCCGTCGCTTCTGCGCGGCGTGCCGGAAGCCGTAGAAGCCGCCGCCGAATTCGCCGCGGAAGGCGACGCGGTGTTGGGCGTGCCCGGCCATCCGATGATCGACGTTCCCGGTCTGCCGCACTTGTTGCGCGCGCTCGAGCTGCGTGGGGTCGACGTGCAGCTCGTGCCCGGCGTGCCGCGCTCCGCACTTTCGGCCGCGGCAAGCTCGCCGCTGTTGGCGCTGCCGGCGGTGGCGCTTCATCATTCGTGGGAAGAACTCGTCGAGATCATGGCGCGGCTGCGCACGTGTTGTCCGTGGGATATGGAGCAGACGCACGAATCGCTTCTGCCGTATCTCGTCGAAGAAGCGCACGAGGTCGTTGAAGCCGTCGACGAGCGCAACCCGAAGAAGCTGTGCGAAGAGCTGGGCGACCTTCTGCTTCAGATCGTCTTCCATTCGCAGATCGCTGCGGAGCGAGGCCAGTTCGCCGTGGCCGATGTCATCGACGCGCTCGCGAACAAGATGATCCGGCGCCACCCGGGCGTCTTCGGCGATGCGCGCATCTCCAGCACGCAAGAACAGATGGCGTCGTGGGAATTGCTCAAGACGCAAGAGGCGTTGATCAAACATCGCGAGTCGCTGCTCGACGGCATTCCGAAGAGCCTGCCGTCGCTGCTCGGGTCGCAACGGTTGCAAGAAAAGGCGTCCACGATCGGATTCGATTGGCCGAAGGCCGACGCCGTCCTCGAAAAGCTCCGCGAAGAATTGGACGAGCTGAACGAAGCGATCGCCGGCGGCGCGCGCGACCGCGTGCGCGACGAACTCGGCGACGTGATCTTCACCGTCGTGAACCTTGCGCGGCGCCTCGGCGTGGATGCCGAAGCGGCGTTGCGCGGCGCGAACGTCCGGTTCCGCGAGCGCTTCGCTTCGATGGAACGATTCGCGGGCGGAGGCGCAACCGCACTTGCCGGGCGCAGCCTAGACGATCTCGACGCGCTCTGGCAGCGCGCCAAAGACCATGAGGCTGGACAAGTTTCTTAA
- a CDS encoding FkbM family methyltransferase, whose translation MTFALDDIAEIVRAVPLSMVRLMRGNVVRTTVHGHPFYVDTRDNIVSFDILFRRTWEPRETALLGSIIEPGDHVIDIGGHIGYYAVMFGMAVGSTGRVLAVEPDPDNAAVLRMNVALNNLEAVVTVIEAAAGEKSSSAELFRADSRNRGDHRMYSTGTGRTTVDVRVIAIDESIAGWDRVDLIKMDIQGFEPHALKGMMNTLRSHENVVLVTEFWPHGMRLSGCDPENFLAQLRALGFSFFTMTREGALTPAKEEQLLAEHARPKSFTDIVCARAAAVERRLKPVLA comes from the coding sequence ATGACCTTCGCGCTCGACGACATCGCAGAGATTGTAAGAGCCGTACCGCTCTCGATGGTGCGGCTCATGCGTGGCAATGTCGTCCGCACCACCGTGCACGGTCACCCGTTCTACGTCGACACACGCGACAACATCGTGAGTTTCGATATTTTGTTCCGACGTACGTGGGAGCCGCGCGAGACCGCATTGCTCGGGTCTATCATCGAGCCCGGTGATCACGTCATCGACATCGGCGGCCATATCGGTTACTACGCGGTCATGTTCGGCATGGCCGTCGGCAGCACCGGAAGGGTGCTCGCGGTCGAGCCCGATCCCGACAATGCCGCGGTCCTCCGGATGAACGTGGCTCTCAACAATCTCGAAGCCGTCGTAACCGTGATCGAAGCCGCCGCGGGCGAAAAATCGAGTTCTGCGGAACTATTCCGTGCCGACTCGCGAAACCGGGGCGACCATCGTATGTATTCCACCGGCACCGGCAGAACCACCGTCGACGTTCGAGTCATCGCCATCGATGAGAGCATTGCCGGATGGGATCGCGTCGACCTGATCAAAATGGACATTCAGGGATTCGAGCCGCACGCGCTCAAGGGGATGATGAATACGCTTCGGAGCCACGAGAATGTCGTACTCGTGACCGAATTTTGGCCTCACGGCATGCGGCTGAGCGGATGCGATCCGGAAAACTTCCTCGCGCAACTTCGGGCGCTGGGATTTTCGTTCTTCACGATGACTCGCGAGGGCGCCCTGACTCCGGCAAAAGAAGAGCAGCTTCTCGCCGAACACGCACGGCCGAAATCGTTCACGGACATCGTGTGCGCACGCGCGGCTGCCGTAGAACGCCGGCTCAAACCTGTATTGGCGTGA
- a CDS encoding oligosaccharide flippase family protein: MDLIEPVANPSRSSFDVRRFAGDAGLAVGGALIANAFNYVFHAMLSRSLGPTNYGTLAALISIAAIMGVIGSAINVVAMRETARMWAAHDDGAIVGFVRRTAWYATGIGAAAAVALLAGAPLLAGYLHVAQPFVWLAFALYLLVGITASYARGAAQGAHRFGLFAASLITEAIVKLASALALVALGFAVFGAMGGLAIGSAAGLAVVMFAMARRRNVDKPAVVGAAVATDHLRLGSESLKVLAVSAGTTALVFLDPIFAKHHLDGQTAGFYGAAGTLARIIPFAVGLISLILMPKSAALHRSSRASLERVLQVTFGAGIAGSLFGLLCAWLVPGLLVRVMFGAQFGPAATILPLYAVDASLIAICIMGTSYLVAVGDYAIGWYVFAAVAAEAVLMAVFGLTPFRLIGIGIAANALLLPAIVTHTWRSVKEAPVVDASPSL; this comes from the coding sequence ATGGACCTAATCGAGCCCGTTGCGAATCCGTCACGTTCGTCGTTCGACGTCCGGCGTTTTGCCGGCGACGCTGGACTCGCGGTCGGCGGAGCGCTCATCGCAAACGCCTTCAACTACGTGTTCCACGCGATGTTGTCGCGATCGCTCGGACCGACCAACTATGGCACGCTCGCCGCGCTGATTTCGATCGCCGCGATCATGGGCGTGATCGGCAGCGCCATCAACGTCGTCGCGATGCGAGAAACCGCGCGGATGTGGGCGGCGCACGACGACGGTGCGATAGTCGGATTCGTCAGGCGCACAGCGTGGTATGCGACTGGCATCGGAGCGGCTGCCGCGGTTGCGCTGCTCGCCGGCGCGCCGTTGTTGGCTGGCTACCTGCACGTCGCACAACCGTTCGTGTGGCTGGCGTTTGCGCTGTATCTGTTGGTTGGAATAACGGCGAGCTACGCGCGCGGCGCCGCGCAGGGGGCGCATCGGTTCGGCCTATTCGCCGCGTCGCTGATCACCGAAGCCATCGTCAAGCTCGCAAGCGCTCTTGCGCTCGTCGCGCTCGGGTTTGCGGTGTTCGGAGCTATGGGTGGTCTGGCGATCGGCTCGGCAGCGGGTCTGGCTGTGGTGATGTTTGCGATGGCTCGCCGCAGGAACGTAGACAAGCCCGCAGTCGTGGGCGCGGCCGTCGCCACCGATCATCTGCGCTTGGGAAGCGAATCGCTCAAAGTCCTGGCGGTGTCCGCCGGCACGACCGCACTCGTGTTTTTGGATCCGATCTTCGCGAAGCATCACCTTGATGGGCAGACCGCGGGATTCTATGGAGCGGCGGGCACCCTTGCGCGCATCATCCCGTTTGCGGTCGGCTTGATCAGCCTTATCCTCATGCCCAAGAGTGCGGCGTTGCATCGAAGCAGCCGCGCGTCGCTAGAGCGCGTGCTGCAGGTAACATTCGGAGCCGGAATCGCGGGCAGCCTGTTCGGCTTGCTGTGCGCGTGGCTTGTGCCGGGCCTGCTCGTGCGCGTGATGTTCGGCGCGCAATTCGGTCCGGCCGCAACGATCCTTCCATTATATGCAGTCGACGCCTCGCTCATCGCGATATGCATCATGGGGACGAGCTATCTCGTGGCAGTCGGCGATTACGCGATTGGTTGGTACGTCTTCGCCGCCGTCGCCGCCGAAGCGGTACTGATGGCTGTATTCGGGCTGACGCCCTTCCGTCTCATCGGCATCGGCATAGCGGCAAATGCCTTGCTGCTACCGGCCATAGTCACGCACACGTGGCGTTCGGTAAAAGAAGCGCCGGTGGTCGACGCGTCGCCGAGTCTTTAG
- a CDS encoding peptidylprolyl isomerase: MNPKFAMVVALAAGVVATAGCAASKPVITVNGSAISKSDFDNKLENNTRASDPVLQQMVDKMLIDQYASANKIEAKDADIDAQMTKIEANFPAGQFEMVLKQQGLSLQDARDIVREQVLLKNAVDKDIKVSQPQIDAYLKTNKIDMGSPSQVRVRHILVKTQAEALKVEQLLKSGQDFATLAKQYSVDPSSKDKGGELPVFGPGQMVAPFQAAAFKLKVGQISPPVQSPFGWHIIQSEQIIPNSMATVVAAIQSQQEPNATTALIQQLRTQAKIDYNDPRFANLFPSPAPMPPTGGAPGPQPTH, encoded by the coding sequence ATGAATCCCAAGTTCGCGATGGTAGTGGCCCTCGCTGCGGGCGTGGTCGCCACCGCGGGCTGCGCCGCCAGCAAACCGGTCATCACGGTCAACGGCTCGGCCATCTCAAAGAGCGATTTCGACAACAAGCTGGAGAACAACACGCGCGCAAGCGACCCGGTGCTCCAGCAAATGGTCGACAAGATGCTCATCGACCAATACGCTTCAGCGAATAAGATCGAGGCCAAAGACGCCGACATCGATGCCCAGATGACGAAGATCGAAGCGAACTTCCCCGCCGGCCAATTCGAAATGGTCCTCAAGCAACAGGGTCTGAGCCTGCAAGATGCGCGCGACATCGTGCGTGAGCAAGTGCTCCTCAAGAATGCCGTCGATAAAGATATCAAGGTCAGCCAACCCCAAATCGACGCCTACCTGAAGACCAACAAGATCGACATGGGCTCGCCGTCGCAAGTCCGCGTCCGCCACATCCTCGTCAAGACCCAGGCCGAAGCGCTCAAAGTCGAGCAATTGTTGAAGAGCGGTCAGGACTTCGCCACTCTCGCGAAACAATATTCAGTCGATCCGTCCAGCAAAGACAAGGGCGGCGAGTTGCCGGTGTTCGGACCTGGTCAAATGGTCGCGCCGTTCCAGGCAGCCGCGTTCAAGCTCAAGGTCGGCCAGATAAGCCCGCCGGTTCAGTCACCGTTCGGCTGGCACATCATCCAGTCGGAGCAAATCATCCCCAATTCCATGGCCACTGTCGTCGCGGCCATCCAGTCGCAACAGGAACCGAACGCCACGACCGCGCTGATCCAGCAACTGCGCACGCAAGCGAAGATCGACTATAACGATCCGCGTTTCGCAAACCTGTTCCCGTCACCGGCGCCCATGCCGCCCACCGGCGGCGCACCGGGTCCGCAGCCCACTCACTAG